A genomic region of Micromonospora sp. NBRC 110009 contains the following coding sequences:
- a CDS encoding acyl-CoA dehydrogenase family protein, producing MSPLDLLDIDASLSEEERQIRAVVRQLVADRVRPHVAGWYEDGQVPARELAREFGKLGLLGMHLTGYGCAGASAVAYGLACLELEAGDSGVRSLVSVQGSLAMYAIWRYGSEEQKQRWLPAMAAGEAIGCFGLTEPDHGSDPASMATRARRDGDDWILNGSKLWITNAPIADVGVIWARTDEGVRGFAVPMDTPGVTAREIRHKMSLRASLTGEIALDDVRLPADVRLPEAIGLKAPLSCLTEARHGIVWGALGAARDCLETALSYATTRTQFGRPLAGFQLTQAKLADMAVEWNKGLLLALHLGRLADAGKLRPEQVSVGKLNNVREALAIARQCRTILGANGVSGEYPVMRHANNLESVLTYEGTSEIHQLVIGQRLTGLSAFA from the coding sequence ATGAGCCCTCTCGACCTGCTGGACATCGACGCGTCGCTGAGCGAGGAGGAGCGGCAGATCCGCGCCGTCGTGCGCCAGCTCGTCGCCGACCGGGTACGCCCGCACGTCGCCGGCTGGTACGAGGACGGCCAGGTGCCGGCCCGCGAGCTGGCCCGCGAGTTCGGCAAGCTCGGCCTGCTCGGCATGCACCTCACCGGCTACGGCTGCGCCGGCGCGTCGGCCGTCGCGTACGGGCTGGCCTGCCTGGAGCTGGAGGCCGGCGACTCCGGCGTCCGCTCGCTGGTCTCCGTGCAGGGCTCGCTGGCCATGTACGCCATCTGGCGCTACGGCAGCGAGGAGCAGAAGCAGCGCTGGCTGCCCGCCATGGCGGCCGGCGAGGCGATCGGCTGCTTCGGGCTGACCGAACCGGACCACGGCTCCGACCCGGCCTCGATGGCCACCCGGGCCCGCCGCGACGGCGACGACTGGATCCTCAACGGCAGCAAGCTGTGGATCACCAACGCCCCGATCGCCGACGTCGGGGTGATCTGGGCGCGCACCGACGAGGGGGTACGCGGCTTCGCCGTACCCATGGACACGCCCGGGGTGACGGCGCGCGAGATCAGGCACAAGATGTCCCTGCGCGCCTCGCTGACCGGGGAGATCGCCCTCGACGACGTCCGGCTCCCGGCGGACGTCCGGCTGCCCGAGGCGATCGGGCTGAAGGCGCCGCTGAGCTGCCTGACCGAGGCCCGGCACGGCATCGTCTGGGGGGCGCTCGGCGCGGCCCGGGACTGCCTGGAGACCGCCCTGTCGTACGCGACCACCCGGACCCAGTTCGGCCGGCCGCTGGCCGGCTTCCAGCTCACCCAGGCCAAGCTCGCCGACATGGCCGTCGAGTGGAACAAGGGCCTGCTGCTCGCGCTACACCTGGGCCGGCTCGCCGACGCCGGGAAGCTGCGGCCGGAGCAGGTCAGCGTCGGCAAGCTGAACAACGTGCGGGAGGCCCTGGCGATCGCCCGGCAGTGCCGGACCATCCTCGGCGCCAACGGCGTCTCGGGGGAGTACCCGGTGATGCGGCACGCCAACAACCTGGAGAGCGTGCTGACCTACGAGGGCACTTCGGAGATCCACCAGCTGGTCATCGGGCAGCGGCTGACCGGGCTTTCGGCGTTCGCCTGA
- a CDS encoding type II toxin-antitoxin system VapB family antitoxin has product MIFRAVRDGRPYPEHNLTLKQWAEIPPRPLRLDQLITTKRELALDKLLAEDSTFYGDLFPHVVQWNGGLYLEDGLHRALRAALQQRNQIHARVLVLSPQGE; this is encoded by the coding sequence GTGATCTTCAGAGCGGTCCGGGACGGGCGTCCCTACCCGGAGCACAACCTCACGCTCAAGCAGTGGGCGGAGATCCCGCCGCGCCCGCTGCGGCTGGACCAGCTCATCACCACCAAGCGCGAACTGGCGCTGGACAAGCTCCTCGCCGAGGACTCGACCTTCTACGGCGACCTCTTTCCGCACGTGGTGCAGTGGAACGGCGGCCTCTACCTGGAGGACGGCCTGCACCGGGCGCTGCGCGCGGCGCTCCAGCAGCGCAACCAGATCCACGCCCGGGTGCTGGTGTTGAGCCCGCAGGGCGAGTGA
- a CDS encoding nitroreductase family protein has product MEFAEVVRRRRMVRNYDPDRPVPPEVVDRLLDHAIRAPSAGFAQGWGFLVLEEPADRERFWAAAAPGGGGRERWLAGMRRAPLIVVPHANRTAYLDRYAEADKGWADRSTERWPVPYWYVDTGFAALLMLLTAVDEGLGACFFGIPPQRLDAYRAAFGVPEEYQPIGAVTVGYRAPDHRSSSLRRGRRPVEQVVRRGRWN; this is encoded by the coding sequence GTGGAGTTCGCCGAGGTCGTCCGGCGCCGCCGGATGGTACGCAACTACGACCCGGACCGGCCGGTCCCGCCCGAGGTGGTGGACCGGCTGCTGGACCACGCGATCCGGGCGCCCTCGGCGGGCTTCGCCCAGGGCTGGGGCTTCCTGGTGCTGGAGGAGCCGGCGGACCGGGAGCGGTTCTGGGCGGCGGCCGCCCCGGGCGGCGGCGGCCGGGAACGCTGGCTGGCCGGGATGCGCCGGGCGCCGCTGATCGTGGTGCCGCACGCCAACCGCACCGCCTATCTGGACCGGTACGCCGAGGCGGACAAGGGCTGGGCGGACCGGTCGACCGAGCGTTGGCCGGTGCCGTACTGGTATGTGGACACCGGCTTCGCCGCCCTGCTGATGCTGCTCACCGCGGTGGACGAGGGGCTGGGCGCCTGCTTCTTCGGCATCCCCCCACAGCGGCTGGACGCGTACCGGGCGGCGTTCGGGGTGCCGGAGGAGTACCAGCCGATCGGCGCGGTGACGGTCGGCTACCGGGCGCCTGACCACCGGTCATCGTCGCTGCGGCGGGGACGGCGGCCGGTCGAGCAGGTGGTCCGGCGGGGCCGCTGGAATTGA
- a CDS encoding aldose 1-epimerase family protein, producing MENAGSPSPSGTQWTIAADGHEAVVVEVGGGLRTYRQDGVDHLDGYEADELCPGSAGHVLAPWPNRIRDGAYTFGERTLQLDLSEPARHNAIHGLVNWVAWELIEQAPDAVTVGYDLPPSPGYPWALRLRTRWSVGADGLRAEHEVTNRSGEPAPFGFSVHPYLRLPKAGVAEVSLRVPGRTRVLLDNRLLPVAATEVAGTEYDFTEPRPIGEAVLDVAFGDLVRDADGGSTVTLTGPDDSALQVWADRAFGWWQVFTGDTLTGERRRRSVAVEPMTCPADAFRSGKDLISLAPGETWRGAWGIRPGA from the coding sequence CCGTCGGGGACTCAGTGGACCATCGCCGCCGACGGTCACGAGGCGGTCGTCGTCGAGGTCGGCGGTGGGCTGCGAACCTACCGGCAGGACGGGGTCGACCACCTCGACGGGTACGAGGCGGACGAGCTCTGCCCCGGCTCGGCCGGCCACGTGCTCGCCCCCTGGCCCAACCGGATCCGGGACGGCGCCTACACCTTCGGCGAGCGGACGTTGCAGCTCGACCTGAGCGAGCCGGCCCGGCACAACGCCATCCACGGCCTGGTCAACTGGGTCGCCTGGGAGCTGATCGAGCAGGCGCCGGACGCCGTGACCGTCGGCTACGACCTGCCGCCGAGCCCGGGCTACCCGTGGGCGCTGCGGCTGCGTACCCGCTGGAGCGTCGGGGCGGACGGGCTGCGCGCCGAGCACGAGGTGACCAACCGGTCCGGCGAGCCGGCGCCGTTCGGCTTCTCGGTCCACCCCTACCTGCGCCTGCCGAAGGCCGGGGTGGCGGAGGTGTCGCTGCGGGTGCCGGGGCGGACCCGGGTGCTGCTGGACAACCGGCTGCTGCCGGTGGCCGCGACCGAGGTGGCCGGCACCGAGTACGACTTCACCGAGCCGCGCCCGATCGGCGAGGCGGTGCTGGACGTGGCCTTCGGCGACCTGGTGCGGGACGCCGACGGCGGCTCGACGGTGACCCTGACCGGCCCGGACGACTCGGCGCTGCAGGTCTGGGCGGACCGCGCATTCGGCTGGTGGCAGGTCTTCACCGGGGACACCCTGACCGGAGAGCGGCGGCGCCGGTCGGTGGCGGTGGAGCCGATGACCTGCCCGGCGGACGCGTTCCGGTCCGGCAAGGACCTGATCAGCCTGGCGCCCGGCGAGACCTGGCGGGGTGCCTGGGGCATCCGACCCGGAGCCTGA